The following are encoded together in the Lytechinus variegatus isolate NC3 chromosome 19, Lvar_3.0, whole genome shotgun sequence genome:
- the LOC121406203 gene encoding ankyrin-3-like, with amino-acid sequence MAQRLKKKTSMVTPYYLDTALGTSELGKSINNLTASMVEEGTEDYSPLLKAVKNGHLDEVKSLVNQGANVKRSNAGAAHLGHLHAIKYLISRGADVKEGDNNGVTALHVAALNGHLDVTTYLTSQGAEINKGTNYGQSALHFAAFNGHLDVIEYLVSQGAEVNEEDNDNVTALHFATYNGHLDVIKYLISQGAEVNSGNDNGWTALHVAACNGHLDVIEYLVSQGAEVNKEKNNGVTALYIAAGNGHLDVVKYLITEGAEVNKRHIDGETALYIAAQEGHLDVVKHLTSQGSEMNKGDINGETALHIAAKNGHLDVVKHLISEGAEVNKGDINGETALHIAAQNGHLDVVKYLTSQGAETNKGNINGVTALHIAAKNGHLDVFKYLASQGSEMNKGDINGKTALHIAAKNGHLDVVKHLIGEGAEVNKGDINGETALHIAAGNGHLDVVKYLTSQGAETNKGNINGVTALHIAAKNGHLDVVKHLTSQGYEINKEMKNGLTALHIAAFSGHLDVIKYLASQGAEVNEEDNDNVTALHFAAENGHLDVVRYLISEGAKVNKEMINGLTALNIAAQNGHLDVVKYLTSQGAEVNKETDNGATALYIAAGNGHLDVVKHLISEGAEVNKGDINGETALNIAAENGHLDVVKYLISQGFEVNKEQNNGVTALYFAARNGHLDVIEYLTSQGAEVNKGDSIGWTALHIAARVGHLDVVRYLISEGAEINKGNNNGVATLYIAARNGHLDVVKYLISQGAEINKGDIDGVTALYIAAENGHLDVVKYLSSQGAEVNKGKYNGVTALYLAAQNDHLDVVKYLTSQGAEINKGDIDGVTALYIAARNGHLDVVKYLSSQGAEINKGNINGVTAFHIAAQYDRLDVVKYLTSQGSEMNKECIDGATALHIAARNGHLDVVKYLVSQGLR; translated from the exons ATGGCCCAAAGGTTAAAAAAGAAGACCTCGATGGTCACCCCATATTATCTAGATACTGCACTTGGAACTTCTGAATTAGGAAAATCTATTAATAATCTTACAGCAAGTATGGTTGAAGAAGGTACAGAAGACTACTCTCCATTACTAAAGGCTGTAAAGAATGGTCACCTTGATGAAGTAAAAAGCCTTGTAAATCAAGGGGCAAACGTAAAGCGGAGTAACGCTGGGG CCGCTCACCTTGGACATCTTCATGCTATCAAGTATCTGATCAGTCGAGGGGCTGATGTGAAGGAAGGAGACAATAATGGTGTGACTGCATTGCACGTTGCTGCCCTGAATGGTCACCTTGATGTCACAACATATCTAACCAGTCAAGGGGCTGAGATTAACAAAGGAACTAACTATGGGCAGTCTGCATTACACTTTGCTGCTTtcaatggtcatcttgatgtcattGAATATCTGGTCAGTCAAGGGGCTGAGGTCAATGAAGAAGATAACGATAATGTGACTGCATTACACTTTGCTACTTacaatggtcatcttgatgtcatcaaatatctgatcagtcaaggcGCCGAGGTGAATAGTGGAAACGATAATGGTTGGACTGCATTGCACGTGGCTGCTTGCAATGGTCACCTTGATGTCATTGAATATCTGGTCAGTCAAGGGGCCGAGGTgaataaagaaaagaacaatGGTGTGACTGCATTATACATTGCTGCTgggaatggtcatcttgatgttgTCAAATATCTGATTACTGAAGGCGCTGAGGTGAATAAAAGACATATTGATGGTGAGACTGCATTATACATTGCTGCTCAGGAAGGTCATCTTGATGTTGTCAAACATCTCACCAGTCAAGGGTCTGAGATGAATAAAGGAGATATTAATGGTgagactgcattacacattgctgctaagaatggtcatcttgatgtcgtcaAACATCTGATTAGTGAAGGcgctgaggtgaataaaggagaTATTAATGGTgagactgcattacacattgctgctcagaatggtcatcttgatgttgTCAAATATCTCACCAGTCAAGGGGCTGAGACTAATAAAGGAAATATCAATGGTgtgactgcattacacattgctgctaagaatggtcatcttgatgtttTCAAATATCTCGCCAGTCAAGGGTCTGAGATGAATAAAGGAGATATTAATGGTaagactgcattacacattgctgctaagaatggtcatcttgatgtcgtcaAACATCTGATTGGTGAAGGcgctgaggtgaataaaggagaTATTAATGGTgagactgcattacacattgctgctgggaatggtcatcttgatgttgTTAAATATCTCACCAGTCAAGGGGCTGAGACTAATAAAGGAAATATCAATGGTgtgactgcattacacattgctgctaagaatggtcatcttgatgtcgtcaAACATCTTACCAGTCAAGGGTATgagataaataaagaaatgaagaatggtttgactgcattacacattgctgCTTTCagtggtcatcttgatgtcattAAATATCTGGCCAGTCAAGGGGCTGAGGTCAATGAAGAAGATAACGATAATGTGACTGCATTACACTTTGCTGCtgagaatggtcatcttgatgtcgtcaGATATCTGATTAGTGAAGGCGCTAAggtgaataaagaaatgatcAATGGTTTGACTGCATTAAACATTGctgctcagaatggtcatcttgatgtcgtcaAATATCTCACCAGTCAAGGTgctgaggtgaataaagaaACTGACAATGGTGCGACTGCATTATACATTGCTGCTgggaatggtcatcttgatgtcgtcaAACATCTGATTAGTGAAGGcgctgaggtgaataaaggagaTATTAATGGTGAGACTGCATTAAACATTGCTGCtgagaatggtcatcttgatgtcgtcaaatatctgatcagtcaagggtTTGAGGTGAATAAAGAACAGAACAATGGTGTGACTGCATTATACTTTGCTGCTcggaatggtcatcttgatgtcattGAATATCTGACCAGTCAAGGAGCCGAGGTCAATAAAGGAGATAGCATTGGGTGGACTGCTTTACATATTGCTGCTCGCgttggtcatcttgatgtcgtcaGATATCTGATTAGTGAAGGCGCTGagataaataaaggaaataacAATGGTGTGGCTACATTATACATTGCTGCTcggaatggtcatcttgatgttgtcaaatatctgatcagtcaaggggcTGAGATTAATAAAGGAGATATCGATGGTGTGACAGCTTTATACATTGCTGCtgagaatggtcatcttgatgtcgtcaAATATCTCAGCAGTCAAGGtgctgaggtgaataaaggaaaATACAATGGTGTGACTGCATTATACCTTGCTGCTCAGAATGATCATCTTGATGTCGTCAAATATCTCACCAGTCAAGGGGCTGAGATTAATAAAGGAGATATCGATGGTGTGACTGCATTATACATTGCTGCTcggaatggtcatcttgatgttgTCAAATATCTCTCCAGTCAAGGGGCTGAGATTAATAAAGGAAATATCAATGGTGTGACTGCATTTCACATTGCTGCTCAGTATGATCGTCTTGATGTTGTCAAATATCTCACCAGTCAAGGGTCTGAGATGAATAAAGAATGTATCGATGGTGcgactgcattacacattgctgctcggaatggtcatcttgatgtcgtcaAATATCTGGTCAGTCaggggctgaggtga
- the LOC121406204 gene encoding ankyrin-3-like, with amino-acid sequence MNGHLDVVKNLISQGAKVNKENNNGVTALYIAAQNGQLDVIEYLASQGAEVNKGDNNGVTALYIAAQNGHLDVVKYLISEGAEVNKRDIDGETALYIAARKGHLDVVKYLTGQGAEMNKGDNNGKTPLYIAARNGHLDVIEYLSSKGAEVNEGKNDDVTALYIAAQNDLLDVVKYLPSQGAEMKKGDNNGETALYIAAQNGHLDVVKYLISEGVEVNKGDIVGETALYIAARKGHLDVVKYLTSQGAEMNKGNNNGLTALHIAAQNGHLDVVKYLTSQGAEISKGNTDGVTALHIAAGVGHIDVVKCLISEGAEVNKGNNNGVTALYIAAGNGHLDVVKHLISEGAEVNKGESIGVTALHFAALMDHLNVVKYLTSQQAEMNKEENREGLTALHVAARNGHLDVVKHLVSQGAEVNKGDIDGETALHVAAQNGHLDVVIYLTSQEADMNKGDNNGKNALYVAAQNGHIDVVQYMIIGGFEVNKGDSIGWTALHIAAGVGHLDVVKYLISEGAEVNKGNNNGVASLYIAAQDGHLDVVKYLISQGAEVNKGDDNGWIALHIAARNGHLDVVKYLVSEGAEVNKGNNNGVTALYIAAQNGHLDVIKYLISQGAEVNKGDNNDVTALHIATYNGHLDVIKYLISQGAEVNNGNDNGWTALHVAACNGHLDVIKYLISQGADVNKGNNNGTNALHSAAQNGHLDVLKYLVSKGVEVNTRNKNGWTSLDFAVFTNQLDVVQVLRDKGAILDSRILHERRLLHLLQALKYIAILLNEGIN; translated from the exons atgaatggtcatcttgacgtTGTCAAAaatctgatcagtcaaggggctaaggtaaataaagaaaataacaatggTGTGACTGCTTTATACATTGCTGCTCAGAATGGTCAACTTGATGTCATTGAATATCTGGCCAGTCAAGGGGCCGAAGTCAACAAAGGAGATAACAATGGTGTGACTGCATTATACATTGctgctcagaatggtcatcttgatgttgTCAAATATCTGATTAGTGAAGGCGCTGAGGTGAATAAAAGAGATATTGATGGTGAGACTGCATTATACATTGCTGCTCGGAAAGGTCATCTTGATGTTGTCAAATATCTCACAGGTCAAGGGGCTGAGATGAATAAAGGAGATAACAATGGTAAGACTCCTTTGTACATTGCTGCTCGGAacggtcatcttgatgtcattGAATATCTGTCCAGTAAAGGGGCTGAGGTCAATGAAGGAAAAAACGATGATGTGACTGCTTTATACATTGCTGCTCAGAATGATCTTCTTGATGTTGTCAAATATCTCCCAAGTCAAGGGGCAGAGATGAAAAAAGGTGATAACAATGGTGAGACTGCATTATACATTGctgctcagaatggtcatcttgatgttgTCAAATATCTGATTAGTGAAGGCGTtgaggtgaataaaggagaCATCGTTGGTGAGACTGCATTATACATTGCTGCGCGGAAAGGTCATCTTGATGTTGTCAAATATCTCACCAGTCAAGGGGCAGAGatgaataaaggaaataacAATGGTttgactgcattacacattgctgctcagaatggtcatctAGATGTTGTCAAATATCTCACCAGTCAAGGAGCTGAGATTAGTAAAGGAAATACCGATGGTGTGACTGCATTACATATTGCTGCTGGCGTTGGTCATATTGATGTTGTCAAATGTCTGATTAGTGAAGGcgctgaggtgaataaaggaaataacAATGGTGTGACTGCATTATACATTGCTGCTgggaatggtcatcttgatgtcgtcaAACATCTGATTAGTGAAGGcgctgaggtgaataaaggagaAAGCATTGGTGTGACTGCGTTGCACTTTGCTGCTTTAATGGATCATCTTAATGTTGTCAAATATCTCACCAGTCAACAGGCAGAGATGAATAAAGAAGAGAACAGAGAAGGTTTGACTGCATTACACGTTGCTGCTcggaatggtcatcttgatgtcgtcaAACATCTGGTCAGTCAaggggctgaggtgaataaaggagaTATCGATGGTGAGACTGCATTACACGTTGctgctcagaatggtcatctGGATGTCGTCATATATCTCACCAGTCAAGAGGCAGATATGAATAAAGGAGATAACAATGGTAAGAATGCATTATACGTTGCCGCTCAGAATGGTCATATTGATGTCGTCCAATATATGATTATTGGAGGCTTtgaggtgaataaaggagaTAGCATTGGTTGGACTGCATTGCATATTGCTGCTGGCgttggtcatcttgatgtcgtcaAATATCTGATTAGTGAAGGCGCTGAGGTAAATAAAGGAAATAACAATGGTGTGGCTTCATTATACATTGCTGCTCAggatggtcatcttgatgttgtcaaatatctgatcagtcaaggggcAGAGGTGAATAAAGGAGATGACAATGGTTGGATTGCATTACACATTGCTGCTcggaatggtcatcttgatgtcgtcaAATATCTGGTTAGTGAAGGCGCTGAGGTAAATAAAGGAAATAACAATGGTGTGACTGCATTATACATTGctgctcagaatggtcatcttgatgtcatcaaatatctgatcagtcaaggtGCAGAGGTGAATAAAGGAGATAACAATGATgtgactgcattacacattgctACTTacaatggtcatcttgatgtcatcaaatatctgatcagtcaaggcGCCGAGGTGAATAATGGAAACGATAATGGTTGGACTGCATTGCACGTGGCTGCTTGCAATGGTCACCTTGATGTCATCAAATACCTGATCAGTCAAGGGGCTGATGTGAATAAAGGGAACAATAATGGCACGAATGCATTACACTCTGCTGcccagaatggtcatcttgacgtCTTGAAGTATCTGGTCAGTAAAGGCGTCGAGGTGAACACGAGAAATAAAAATGGTTGGACTTCTTTAGACTTTGCCGTGTTCACAAATCAACTTGATGTCGTTCAAGTTCTCAGGGATAAAGGTGCAATTCTTGATTCACGAATTCTTCATGAGAGGAGACTTCTACACTTGCTACAAGCCTTGAAATACATTGCAATTCTACTCAACGAg GGTATTAATTGA